A segment of the Helicobacteraceae bacterium genome:
ACCGCCGATACCCGCCGCCGCGCTGACGCCAAAGCGTTCCGATAGCTCCTCGTCAATCAACAGATCGCAATCGGCAATCGCCTCTTTGGCGCACTTTAAGCCTAGTTGGATAAAGCGATCGGCTTTTTTTACCTCTTTGGGGTCCATGACCTCGGCGGGATCAAAATTTTTAACCTCCGCCGCGAACGTAACGCTCAAACGGGAGGGATCAAAAAGCGTGATCGTATTAACCCCGCATTTGCCCTCCGCAATCGCGTCAAACGAGGAGGCGCGATCGCCGCCAAGCGCGCTAATCATGCCTAGACCGGTAACGACAACCCGTCTCAAACTAAGCCTCTAGCCCTATTTCTTGATATTTTCGATGTATTTAATCACATCGCCGACGGTTTTAATTTTTTCCGCGTCTTCGTCGGGAATCTCCACGTCGAATTTTTCTTCTAGCGCCATTACTAGCTCTACCACGTCAAGGCTGTCGGCGTTTAGATCTTCGACAAACCTAGAATCTTCCTTAACCTCGTCCTCGTGGACGCTCAACTGCTCCACCACAATCGCTTTAACATCGTCCAATAACGCCATCGCCTTACTCCTAGTTGAAATTTTGCGCGCATTTTACAAAACGGGCTCTTAATGCCGCTACATATACAGCCCGCCGTTCACTTTCAGCGTTTCGCCCGTTATATATGAAGCCAGATCGCTAAGCAAGAAAGCGACGGCGTTCGCCGCCTCTTTAGCCTCGCCGAAACGTCCCAGCGGTATAGCCTTGAAATAGCTCTCTTTAATTTCGCTAGAAAGCGAATCCGTCATTTTGGTGGCGATAAAACCGGGCGCGACGCTATTAAAGCGCACGTTGCGGCTTGCGCCCTCTTTGGCGAAACTTTTTGTTAAGGCGATCATGCCGCCTTTGCTCGCCGCGTAATTAACCTGTCCGGCGTTGCCCGTTTCGCCTACGACCGAAGCGATATTGACGACCGCGCCAAAGCGGGCTTTGCTCATCGCTTTAAGCGCCTCGCGGCAACCGATAAAACAGCTTTTTAAGTTCGCGTCGATCACCTGCATAAACTCTTCGGTTTTCATACGAATCGCCAGCCTGTCGTTGGTAACGCCGGCGTTATTGACCAGATAGCTTAACCCGCCGTCGCAATCAATTATCGTTTTGATCGCGTCGATAAACGCCGCTTCGTCGGCGGCGTCAAAACCGATAACGGCGGCTTTGCCGCCGCTCGCTTCGATCGCCTCTTTTAGCGCGTCGGCTTCTTTCGCGCCGCTTCTGTAGCCAATCCACGTTTTTAGACCGTAGCTCGCCAACGCCGTCGCTATCTCTTTGCCGATACCCCCGCTTGCTCCCGTGATTAAAACGTTTTGTCCGCTAAACTTCATATCGTTCCTTTAACATTTTAGGCTAAACTCGCGAATTTTAACTTATTTGCTTTATTAAACGCGCCGCTTAAAATAGCGGCTTGTCCATCTCGTTTGGAATCGCGAGCCCCATAATTTTTAAAATCGTCGGCGCGACGTTGTTTAGCCCCCCGTTTTCTATAGCCGTTACGCCTTCGGCTTTGACGAAACACCATACGTTCCCCACCGTGTGGTTGGTTAATATCGCGCCGGCGGCGTCGCGCATCTCCTCGCAATTGCCGTGATCGGCGACAATCATATAGCTATAACCCGCTTTATCCGCCGCCTCGATAATTTTCCCGATATTGCGATCGACCGCCTCGACCGCCTTCAGCGCCGCCTCGTAGTTGCCCGTATGTCCTACCATATCGCCGTTCGCGAAATTAACGACGATAAAATCAAAGCCGTCCTCCGCCGCCTTGACGACCGCGTCGCCCACCGGATCGGCGCTCATCTCCGGTTGCAAATCGTAAGTGGCGATTTTGGGCGAAGGGATCAAAACCCGCGTTTCGCCTTTAAGCGGCTCTTCGATCCCGCCGTTGAGAAAAAAGGTAACGTGCGCGTATTTTTCGGTTTCGGCGGCGTGAAACTGTTTTAGCCTCGCTTTGGCGATCGTTTCGCAAAGCGTGTTTTTTAGGTTGTCTTTCGTAAAGAGTATCGGAAAGTTAAACGCCTTGCTATACTCCGTCATCGTCGCTACGAAAACGTTTCGTTTTTCAACCTCGATCGGTCTAAAGTTAATATCGCCGATAAGCTGCGCGATCTCGCGCATGCGATCGCTGCGAAAATTCAGGAACAAAACCGCGTCGCCGTCTTGC
Coding sequences within it:
- the acpP gene encoding acyl carrier protein, with translation MALLDDVKAIVVEQLSVHEDEVKEDSRFVEDLNADSLDVVELVMALEEKFDVEIPDEDAEKIKTVGDVIKYIENIKK
- the gpmI gene encoding 2,3-bisphosphoglycerate-independent phosphoglycerate mutase, translating into MGSRKKIQKTILVITDGIGDKPKGAYNAFDNALKPTYDKLFATLPHSLLTTHGLAVGLPQGQMGNSEVGHLTIGAGRVLYQDLVKISKAIDEGTFAQNKVFCDLLDKSERVHLIGLLSDGGVHSHIDHILGAAHLAAEAQKTVFLHLFTDGRDVSPTSSPLYLNDIKQILTDRLTLASVGGRYYGMDRDNRWERIKRAYDAIVLGEPKETALTAEQYCHERHAQSVTDEFIEPIASPYYNGMQDGDAVLFLNFRSDRMREIAQLIGDINFRPIEVEKRNVFVATMTEYSKAFNFPILFTKDNLKNTLCETIAKARLKQFHAAETEKYAHVTFFLNGGIEEPLKGETRVLIPSPKIATYDLQPEMSADPVGDAVVKAAEDGFDFIVVNFANGDMVGHTGNYEAALKAVEAVDRNIGKIIEAADKAGYSYMIVADHGNCEEMRDAAGAILTNHTVGNVWCFVKAEGVTAIENGGLNNVAPTILKIMGLAIPNEMDKPLF
- the fabG gene encoding 3-oxoacyl-ACP reductase FabG, yielding MKFSGQNVLITGASGGIGKEIATALASYGLKTWIGYRSGAKEADALKEAIEASGGKAAVIGFDAADEAAFIDAIKTIIDCDGGLSYLVNNAGVTNDRLAIRMKTEEFMQVIDANLKSCFIGCREALKAMSKARFGAVVNIASVVGETGNAGQVNYAASKGGMIALTKSFAKEGASRNVRFNSVAPGFIATKMTDSLSSEIKESYFKAIPLGRFGEAKEAANAVAFLLSDLASYITGETLKVNGGLYM